Proteins encoded within one genomic window of Candidatus Cloacimonadota bacterium:
- a CDS encoding KamA family radical SAM protein, with product MYWKNELKKNIITIDQLKKFLPISKDDEKWLKKVIDIHPMSVSRHYLSLIDFKDSDDPIKKMVIPAKQEMDVTGSYDTSGELSNTKFLGFQHKYPQTVLILSTHRCASYCRFCFRKRLVGVTKDEVLNNINKAVTYINKHPEVNNILITGGDPLVLSTKIIIRFLEKLTTIPHIDFIRFGTKVPVYLPSRIYDSYELLAALKKHSKIKQIYFVTHVDHPREITPELRRAISKLLKSRVIVNNQTVLMRGVNDDPNILAELQNKLVSSGINPYYVFQCRPVKRVKNHFQLPILEGYRIVEKAKTMLNGHSKRFRYVMSHKTGKVEIIGPKNDEMIFKYHQAKDARNNGRIFTRKISKTAGWLDEFAAK from the coding sequence ATGTACTGGAAAAATGAATTGAAAAAGAACATTATCACGATTGATCAATTGAAGAAGTTTTTACCAATTTCCAAAGATGATGAAAAATGGCTGAAAAAGGTTATTGATATACATCCAATGAGCGTCTCACGTCACTATTTGTCTCTTATTGATTTCAAAGATTCGGATGATCCAATAAAGAAAATGGTGATACCTGCCAAACAGGAAATGGATGTTACTGGCTCTTATGATACAAGCGGTGAATTGAGCAATACAAAGTTTTTAGGATTTCAACATAAATATCCACAAACAGTATTAATCTTGTCAACTCATCGTTGTGCAAGCTATTGTCGCTTCTGCTTCAGGAAAAGACTGGTCGGTGTTACTAAAGATGAAGTCTTAAATAACATAAATAAAGCAGTTACGTATATCAATAAACATCCGGAAGTAAATAACATTTTGATAACTGGGGGAGATCCCTTGGTACTTTCTACTAAAATTATTATCCGATTCCTGGAAAAACTTACAACCATTCCGCATATTGATTTCATAAGATTTGGGACGAAAGTTCCTGTTTACTTGCCAAGCAGAATCTATGATAGTTATGAATTATTAGCAGCTCTAAAAAAACATTCAAAGATCAAACAGATATATTTTGTAACTCATGTAGATCATCCCAGAGAAATCACACCGGAATTACGCAGAGCAATTTCGAAATTACTAAAAAGTAGAGTGATCGTGAATAATCAAACTGTTTTGATGAGAGGTGTGAACGACGATCCTAACATCTTAGCAGAGCTGCAGAATAAGTTGGTTTCTAGCGGAATAAATCCTTATTATGTTTTCCAATGCAGACCCGTGAAACGAGTAAAAAATCATTTTCAACTTCCAATTCTGGAGGGTTATCGAATTGTGGAAAAAGCTAAAACTATGCTGAATGGCCACAGCAAAAGATTTCGATATGTGATGTCGCATAAAACTGGAAAAGTTGAAATTATTGGACCCAAAAACGATGAGATGATCTTCAAATATCATCAGGCTAAAGATGCTCGAAATAATGGCAGGATATTTACCAGAAAGATCAGTAAAACTGCTGGTTGGTTGGATGAATTTGCAGCGAAATGA
- the purN gene encoding phosphoribosylglycinamide formyltransferase — MNKIIIMISGRGSNMFAIAKNIQSGILKDVCEIQTVFSNKSEAPGLQKANEMGIRTHCIPSKGKKKKTYNSLLLKWLKSEKPDFIVLAGYMKVLPVEIIQEFPRKIINIHPADTTEHQGLHGYEWAWENNIKETKITVHFVDEGLDTGEIIRQRAVDLNGCNSLEEVEKRGLKVEHEFYSKCLREILTAKITKTQKVPL; from the coding sequence ATGAATAAAATCATTATCATGATCAGTGGTCGTGGCAGCAATATGTTTGCCATTGCCAAAAATATTCAGTCTGGAATTCTGAAAGATGTTTGCGAAATCCAAACTGTCTTTTCCAATAAATCTGAAGCACCTGGACTGCAAAAAGCTAATGAAATGGGTATCAGAACTCATTGCATTCCATCCAAAGGAAAGAAGAAGAAAACATATAATTCGCTTTTATTGAAATGGTTGAAATCGGAGAAACCAGATTTTATTGTATTAGCAGGTTATATGAAGGTTTTACCTGTCGAGATCATCCAGGAATTTCCCAGAAAAATTATTAATATCCATCCTGCTGATACTACCGAACATCAAGGTTTACACGGCTATGAATGGGCTTGGGAAAATAATATAAAGGAGACTAAAATCACTGTTCATTTTGTTGATGAAGGACTTGATACCGGCGAGATCATCAGGCAGAGAGCTGTGGATTTGAACGGTTGTAATTCTCTGGAAGAAGTGGAAAAGAGGGGCTTGAAAGTGGAACATGAATTTTATAGTAAGTGCTTAAGAGAAATCTTAACCGCAAAGATCACAAAGACGCAAAAAGTCCCCCTTTAG
- a CDS encoding GxxExxY protein: MKSLIYMDECYKIKKACIEVRKRLGNGFLEKVYERALVIELQLLDFFVESQKLIQIVYRGEVIADYKADLIIDEKIIIELKCENQINKFHKAQLFNYLKATGYKLGVIINFPNNRKGFDFERIPNIID; the protein is encoded by the coding sequence ATGAAAAGCTTAATTTATATGGATGAGTGTTACAAGATTAAAAAAGCTTGTATTGAAGTTCGGAAAAGACTTGGGAATGGCTTTTTAGAGAAAGTTTATGAAAGAGCTTTAGTAATTGAACTCCAATTACTTGATTTTTTTGTTGAATCTCAGAAACTTATTCAAATTGTTTATCGAGGTGAAGTTATTGCGGATTATAAAGCGGACTTAATCATTGATGAGAAAATTATAATCGAACTAAAATGTGAAAATCAAATTAATAAATTTCACAAAGCACAGCTATTTAATTATCTAAAAGCAACTGGTTATAAATTAGGTGTAATTATCAATTTCCCCAATAATAGAAAAGGATTTGATTTCGAGAGGATTCCTAATATAATAGATTAA